In a genomic window of Ipomoea triloba cultivar NCNSP0323 chromosome 3, ASM357664v1:
- the LOC116011671 gene encoding probable folate-biopterin transporter 7 — protein MVSPEVDNTRRRRGGDENMSNDGDVSNDSHGGNGSRVRSETMRKVLLGLGFWIQGFRCFPWMGVNFFLKDNLRVDPSTLQILQSSANLPMVAKPFYGILSDSIYISGQHRIPYIAFGAFLQALSWFVLALLSYSAAISFSTITAYLLLGNLGASIVEVANDAIVAELGKQPSPSSTSSGELQSFVWMAASLGGILGNLLVGIVINRISAQDMFILFGVLLSLQFLVTVFIKESTLDLPKSSSSSSSSISNHHGIKKQLSELMVALKNPEISYSIAWFATSFAAVPALTGTMFYYQTQHLKIETSVLGISKVFGQIMMLLWGVIYNKHLKSVSPRKLIAGIQVLMAVLMLSDMLFVKGVYGRIGIPESLYVVIISGFLEMLCFFKILPFSVLMAQLCPPGCEGSVMAFLMSAVALAMVVSGYLGVALASHVKVTSGNDFSGFPSGLLIQAASTLVPLVCSSFIPDGPKPKTS, from the exons ATGGTGTCCCCAGAGGTTGACAATACGAGGAGGAGGAGAGGCGGAGATGAGAATATGAGCAATGATGGTGATGTTAGTAATGATAGCCATGGCGGAAATGGGAGTAGGGTTAGAAGTGAGACGATGAGGAAGGTGCTTTTAGGGTTAGGATTCTGGATCCAGGGGTTCAGGTGTTTTCCATGGATGGGTGTCAATTTCTTCCTCAAGGATAACCTCCGTGTGGACCCCTCCACCCTTCAGATCCTTCAGAGCTCCGCCAATCTTCCCATGGTTGCCAAGCCCTTCTATGGCATTCTCTCCGATTCCATTTACATCTCTGGCCAGCATCGCATACCTTACATTGCCTTTGGAG CTTTTTTGCAAGCTTTATCGTGGTTTGTTCTTGCGCTTCTCTCGTACTCAGCAGCTATCTCGTTTTCTACCATCACCGCATATCTGCTACTTGGAAACTTGGGTGCTTCAATTGTTGAGGTTGCGAATGATGCCATTGTTGCAGAGTTAGGAAAACAGCCCAGTCCTTCATCCACGTCATCAGGTGAGCTTCAGTCTTTTGTTTGGATGGCAGCTTCCCTTGGTGGAATTCTTGGAAACCTTTTAGTTGGTATTGTCATCAATAGAATTTCCGCACAAGATATGTTCATTCTGTTTGGTGTTCTGCTCTCTCTCCAGTTCCTGGTGACCGTTTTTATCAAGGAGAGCACTCTAGACCTCCCCaaaagtagtagtagtagtagtagcagtaTATCTAATCATCACGGGATCAAAAAACAGCTCTCAGAACTCATGGTTGCGCTGAAGAATCCAGAAATCTCTTACTCCATAGCTTGGTTTGCCACATCCTTTGCTGCAGTTCCTGCCCTAACAGGGACCATGTTCTACTACCAAACACAACACTTGAAGATCGAAACCTCAGTACTGGGCATTTCTAAAGTGTTTGGACAGATAATGATGCTTTTGTGGGGCGTTATCTATAACAAACACCTTAAATCAGTCTCACCAAGGAAGCTAATAGCTGGAATTCAGGTGTTAATGGCAGTTCTAATGTTATCGGACATGCTGTTTGTGAAAGGTGTATATGGGAGAATAGGAATTCCTGAGTCTCTGTACGTTGTGATTATCTCGGGCTTCCTGGAGATGCTATGTTTTTTCAAGATTCTCCCGTTCAGCGTTTTAATGGCGCAGCTTTGCCCACCGGGGTGCGAAGGATCTGTGATGGCGTTTCTCATGTCTGCTGTAGCTCTTGCCATGGTAGTAAGTGGGTATCTTGGGGTTGCCTTGGCATCGCATGTCAAGGTTACATCAGGGAATGATTTCTCAGGCTTTCCATCTGGTCTTTTGATACAAGCAGCATCAACACTTGTACCACTTGTTTGTTCATCATTTATACCAGACGGCCCAAAACCAAAAACCAGCTAG